One genomic segment of Nocardioides cavernaquae includes these proteins:
- a CDS encoding helix-turn-helix domain-containing protein → MRGMTAELTVGERIAWYRQRRGFSQEVLAGFVGRTADWLGKVENGRIELDRVSVLRHIARALDVTLGDLLSEPSLMEWTPDSGQETVPALRAVLMDYRQVSGLGQKPINDEPVALDVLREDLDDVWSAYQESRFGYVTNRLVGLIPTMKDAASLYDGDDRRVASGRLALTYQVAASVLTKLGEADLAWGASDRGIREAQASQNPVIVGSLLRSVAHSLLSTGAFAEASNLVQDTADYLEPHLKRGGSSLVSVYGTALLVGAMAAARNEDRSGSRDFLDEADRAARRLGGDHNRLWTAFGPTNVSIHRVSTAMELGDVQIAVDLGPDLDTSAVPTERRVRHSLEVARALSTTNKRELALAAILDAERIAPEQVRYHYLSRHLVQMWVRTQKGKPSHQLAGLAQRLNVA, encoded by the coding sequence ATGCGAGGAATGACGGCAGAGCTCACGGTTGGCGAGCGCATCGCCTGGTATCGGCAGCGCCGCGGCTTCTCCCAGGAGGTGCTCGCTGGCTTCGTTGGGCGCACCGCCGACTGGCTCGGGAAGGTCGAGAACGGGCGGATTGAACTCGACCGTGTCTCCGTCCTGCGCCACATCGCTCGCGCACTCGACGTGACGCTGGGTGACCTACTCTCCGAGCCGTCACTGATGGAGTGGACGCCCGACAGCGGCCAGGAGACCGTGCCTGCGCTCAGGGCAGTGCTCATGGACTATCGGCAGGTCAGCGGCCTTGGTCAGAAGCCGATCAATGACGAGCCCGTCGCGCTCGACGTACTACGCGAGGACCTGGACGACGTCTGGTCGGCTTACCAGGAGTCGCGATTTGGCTACGTCACGAACCGGCTGGTCGGGCTGATTCCCACCATGAAGGACGCAGCCAGCCTGTACGACGGTGACGATCGCCGTGTGGCGTCCGGTCGACTGGCGCTGACATACCAGGTCGCCGCCAGCGTGCTCACCAAGCTCGGAGAGGCTGACCTCGCGTGGGGTGCCAGTGACCGGGGCATCAGGGAGGCGCAGGCCAGCCAGAACCCGGTGATCGTCGGATCCCTGCTCCGCTCGGTCGCACATTCGCTGCTGTCGACTGGCGCGTTCGCCGAAGCATCGAACCTTGTCCAGGACACCGCCGACTACCTCGAGCCCCACCTCAAGAGGGGCGGATCCTCGCTGGTGTCCGTCTACGGAACGGCGCTACTCGTCGGAGCGATGGCGGCGGCGCGCAACGAGGACCGCAGCGGATCCCGCGACTTCCTCGACGAGGCAGACCGAGCCGCGCGCCGGCTGGGCGGCGACCACAACCGCCTGTGGACTGCGTTCGGGCCCACGAATGTCTCGATCCACCGCGTATCCACGGCGATGGAGTTGGGCGACGTGCAGATCGCCGTCGATCTTGGACCCGACCTGGACACCTCAGCCGTGCCCACAGAGCGCCGTGTTCGCCACTCGCTCGAGGTGGCGCGGGCGCTGAGTACGACGAACAAGCGCGAGCTCGCACTTGCGGCGATCCTCGATGCGGAGCGGATCGCGCCCGAGCAGGTGCGCTATCACTACCTCAGCAGGCACCTGGTGCAGATGTGGGTCCGGACTCAGAAGGGCAAGCCGAGCCACCAGCTCGCGGGACTCGCCCAGCGACTCAACGTCGCTTGA
- a CDS encoding NUDIX domain-containing protein, which yields MTDGLPLSARPRVASGALFVNDVGHVLLVKPTYKDGWDIPGGYVEPGETPIEACEREIREELGLEVHVGNLLVSDWAPSEREGDKLLFVFAGGRLSVEELDAIELQREELEFWEFHAISRFSELMPDRLARRLIAAVDALASNTTAYLEHGLLRT from the coding sequence ATGACTGACGGCCTGCCTTTGAGTGCTCGTCCCCGCGTAGCCTCCGGCGCACTCTTCGTCAACGACGTCGGCCACGTGCTTCTCGTGAAGCCGACCTATAAGGACGGCTGGGACATCCCGGGTGGCTACGTGGAGCCGGGGGAGACCCCGATCGAGGCATGCGAGCGCGAGATCCGCGAGGAGCTCGGGTTGGAGGTTCACGTTGGCAATCTCCTGGTATCCGACTGGGCTCCCTCAGAGCGCGAGGGCGACAAGCTTCTGTTCGTGTTCGCTGGCGGACGACTGTCGGTAGAGGAACTAGATGCCATTGAGCTTCAGCGGGAGGAGCTCGAGTTCTGGGAGTTTCACGCCATTTCGCGTTTTTCCGAATTGATGCCCGACCGCCTCGCGCGACGCTTGATCGCGGCAGTCGATGCACTGGCTTCGAATACGACCGCTTACCTTGAGCACGGCCTGCTCCGTACGTAG
- a CDS encoding DNRLRE domain-containing protein — MESLTDRTPSTATFANPDGTWTTEAYSGVVRSRGDEDKWVAVDPTIDSAGKGFAPKAVPYDAVFSEGGDKTLATLNGANGKAALTLEWPTTLPQSTPKDDKLTFEDAAGTGDLVLTSMPDGFNFSVVLDEAPAADATPIEYRVPLHLAEGRFVPAKDGSFEVRKDGKTLATMTAPVMWDSAEKTDRQPVDATLEGTGADRTLVLRPDMKYLTDPARVYPLTVDPTLLITTIGDTYVQSAGDTSTQPLSAELRVGSIDAGATIARSYAVFDIASLTSKPGAIVSSATMSYSNFVTGACAGTATRISQVTASWAIGNLTWATQPTTTSTGSTTSTQSFGTTGCATEGTVSFDAKTIVQAWQGGAANYGVQVKADNETAASGWRKFRSLENGDSAKAPKLSITYNTPPAVPDYTMVTPAGSVGSTYKTRSTTPTFSTTPADADGGNVTAELRIRQGSTVVQSWTSGSVLAGTQVSRTLTTALAAGSYTASWRVSDGIATSAWSTDQAFDVDLTPPTAPAMSCPNYANGSWQTTRPAPTTTCTITVSSDTQWILINDGHEWVTVPPTANNQTTLPLDVAIDSTFVFGLYAYDAAMNVSASSYTFGVGDGGFTTPTPGAAFAGQLQVNAGSPAGIGTAVLKWRAAGTSTWTTATQVKKAGTTWNGSVDTNGAITRTGDLVWDAEAETGLSAPANLEIQACFTFPPAAQTCGKARPVTLVAHAFGRMFPTATVGPAEVALLTGEYQHSETDVSVPGYRTDLSVARTFQSLGAGARTPAESVFGPGWVANLHGPQFGFAGAQVVDSTAADGTITLLDTEGSSSVYKLGGPAAQAVGVYLGQGETAADNDKLELKTGTPKTLTLTEEDGTVTTWTHAGGTAWKASGVKEPSTAPSVTYGYTGPSSEYVSGIYSGPPGVTCNATTQARGCRALVLTYTGTGTSTRLAQVDLKIWDPKPGIDGAPTAAAAMVTVPVAKYSYDANNRLASVWDPRLDYNAGANHVATSYGYTTIAGRTHLASLTPPGEKTWTFTLNATTGKFEGATRAQDAAVGGTATWAVKYDLAISGSGLPDLTGDTSKAWGQKTIPAAGAAVFGPDAPGTTDYTYADLTYFTADGKVTNTASYGAGAWLIDTVEYDSNGNQTWSLDAAARASGLATGSTANQIRYYNGSVNVYSADGTRLEQSYSPIDWVVRNDRSSLWGRQRVDYLYDDEATAAEMPGKPATWTPADTPRHNVVIKTTSSVADMANATADAEVTWNRYQPVVAGDGDGWILGQPTRVSTSLGGGWSTTLIRFTPEAKVVETRTPQGVAALDGAGSDARSRIVRYYTADGSSPLAACRNKPEWVDAVCSVGPAGGSAPTTTSEGFDYIGGPTRSVETAGTTQRISVTTRDSAGRATKDAVTSVNAPAGQVAVPDKTYGYEQTTGALNATTGNGQTAATTVDTWGRTLTQTDGSGNTGTSTYNAAGNLATFNDGKGTYTYTYDGADANGKTERRGLLTKLDVGLSTGPDLFTAATDADGNLTKVVYPNGVVRTSTFTNAGAEFTRTYENAAGADLVGWTMYRDVDGRVRLDVNTLGYQWYDYDQRGRLTKVEDGFWNLCTTRIYGFSLDSNRNTLTSYAPGAGGACQTTTPSSTVNGTFDGDDKKTDTGYVYDTLGRTTTLPGADTVDPANGNLTATYYANDLVASLTRPNAAGGAQGQTWGLDANGRLATMSSTTAGVELRKTTNHYAGGSDSPAWQSTDTRPDAVTAWTNKWTRNVTGIDGGLALLANSTGGDKIQLANPHGDVTATMANTVGAASLETYSETTEYGLYRPQAPAAGGQYGWLGSKLRSGDALAGLTLMGVRLYNPATGRFLTRDPVYGGNDNAYVYPADPINAFDLDGLSFWSKVKSATKSTVKFVSKHKVDIALTAVSFIPAGAAARGAYMAYKGVRAVQAARKTSTLAKAAKSACSFNSFDHDTPVLMADGTLKPISEVELGDSVWAADPATGEEGPRVVVDLIRHAGIHTMVAIRLADGTMIDATDGHPFWVEGRAPPGEAGVSGAWVNAIDLAIGDWLLDADGQAVQIEGLAVSINDLTAYNLTVADLHTYHVGTDSILVHNHKCEPGGLTRLSKSFAKQLTKRHGTDPEAFKAEYVGARNGGRFDLAKCSCTRINLISKNGRVNIPTWMKAD, encoded by the coding sequence GTGGAATCGCTTACCGACCGCACCCCCTCCACGGCGACCTTCGCGAACCCCGATGGCACCTGGACCACAGAGGCCTACTCCGGCGTCGTTCGCTCCCGAGGGGACGAGGACAAGTGGGTCGCGGTCGACCCGACGATCGACTCCGCGGGCAAGGGCTTTGCCCCGAAGGCTGTCCCGTACGACGCGGTGTTCTCCGAAGGTGGCGACAAGACGCTCGCCACGCTGAACGGCGCCAACGGCAAGGCGGCGCTGACGCTTGAGTGGCCCACCACGTTGCCGCAGTCGACGCCGAAGGACGACAAGCTGACGTTCGAGGACGCAGCCGGTACCGGGGACCTGGTCCTGACCTCAATGCCGGATGGCTTCAACTTCTCCGTCGTCCTGGACGAGGCCCCGGCCGCCGATGCGACCCCGATCGAGTACCGCGTTCCGCTGCACCTGGCCGAGGGCCGCTTCGTGCCGGCCAAGGATGGCTCATTCGAGGTCCGCAAGGACGGCAAGACCCTCGCCACGATGACCGCACCGGTGATGTGGGACTCCGCCGAGAAGACCGACCGCCAGCCGGTCGATGCCACGCTCGAAGGCACCGGCGCTGACCGGACCCTTGTGCTCCGACCGGATATGAAATACCTCACCGACCCGGCGCGCGTCTATCCACTGACCGTGGACCCGACCCTGCTGATCACCACCATCGGCGACACCTACGTCCAGTCCGCCGGCGACACCTCCACCCAGCCGCTGTCTGCTGAGCTGCGGGTCGGATCAATCGACGCCGGTGCAACGATCGCCCGCTCGTATGCCGTCTTCGACATCGCATCCCTGACGTCCAAGCCGGGCGCGATCGTGTCCTCAGCGACGATGAGCTACTCAAACTTCGTGACCGGGGCCTGCGCCGGCACGGCGACCCGGATCTCGCAGGTCACCGCCTCCTGGGCCATCGGCAACCTCACCTGGGCCACCCAGCCCACGACAACGTCGACTGGATCGACCACCTCGACCCAGTCCTTCGGAACGACAGGATGCGCCACCGAGGGCACGGTCTCGTTCGACGCCAAGACCATAGTTCAGGCCTGGCAGGGCGGCGCCGCCAACTACGGCGTCCAGGTCAAGGCTGACAACGAGACGGCCGCCTCGGGTTGGCGGAAGTTTCGGTCGCTGGAGAACGGCGACTCGGCCAAGGCCCCGAAGCTCTCCATCACCTACAACACCCCTCCGGCGGTCCCGGACTACACGATGGTGACGCCGGCCGGCTCGGTCGGCTCGACCTACAAGACCAGGTCGACCACGCCGACGTTCTCCACCACCCCGGCCGACGCTGATGGCGGCAATGTCACTGCGGAGCTCCGCATCCGGCAGGGCTCGACGGTGGTGCAGTCCTGGACGTCCGGGTCGGTGCTCGCGGGCACGCAGGTCTCCCGCACGTTGACCACTGCACTGGCGGCAGGTTCCTACACCGCCTCCTGGCGGGTCTCGGATGGCATCGCGACCTCGGCATGGTCGACCGATCAGGCTTTCGATGTCGACCTGACCCCACCAACGGCGCCGGCGATGTCGTGCCCGAACTACGCCAACGGCTCCTGGCAGACCACTCGACCGGCGCCGACTACGACCTGCACGATCACCGTCTCGTCCGACACGCAGTGGATCTTGATCAATGACGGCCACGAGTGGGTCACGGTCCCGCCGACGGCGAACAACCAGACCACGCTCCCGCTCGATGTCGCGATCGATTCCACGTTCGTGTTCGGTCTGTATGCCTACGACGCGGCCATGAACGTCTCCGCGTCCTCCTACACCTTCGGTGTCGGTGATGGCGGCTTCACGACCCCCACACCGGGCGCGGCGTTTGCCGGTCAACTTCAGGTCAATGCAGGTAGCCCCGCCGGTATCGGCACCGCCGTTTTGAAGTGGCGCGCTGCAGGAACAAGCACCTGGACCACTGCGACCCAGGTGAAGAAGGCCGGCACGACATGGAACGGATCTGTCGACACGAACGGCGCCATCACCCGCACCGGTGACCTGGTCTGGGACGCCGAAGCCGAAACGGGACTCTCGGCCCCGGCGAACCTCGAGATCCAAGCTTGCTTCACCTTCCCGCCAGCAGCCCAGACCTGCGGCAAAGCCCGTCCGGTGACGCTGGTCGCGCATGCCTTCGGCCGCATGTTCCCCACCGCGACCGTCGGCCCCGCTGAGGTCGCGCTTCTGACGGGTGAATACCAGCACTCCGAGACCGACGTATCGGTGCCCGGTTACCGCACCGACCTCTCGGTGGCCCGTACCTTCCAGTCTCTCGGCGCCGGCGCACGCACCCCGGCTGAGTCGGTCTTCGGGCCCGGCTGGGTAGCGAACCTGCACGGTCCGCAGTTTGGGTTCGCAGGCGCTCAGGTCGTCGACTCCACCGCGGCCGACGGCACGATCACGCTGCTTGACACTGAGGGCTCATCGTCGGTGTACAAGCTCGGCGGACCGGCCGCGCAAGCCGTCGGCGTCTATCTGGGTCAGGGCGAGACCGCAGCCGACAACGACAAGCTCGAACTCAAGACCGGAACACCGAAGACCCTCACCCTGACCGAAGAAGACGGCACCGTCACCACCTGGACCCACGCCGGGGGTACCGCCTGGAAGGCGTCCGGGGTCAAGGAGCCCTCAACGGCACCGTCAGTGACGTACGGCTACACCGGCCCGAGCAGCGAGTACGTCTCCGGAATCTACTCCGGACCGCCCGGCGTCACCTGCAACGCCACCACCCAGGCCCGGGGTTGCCGCGCCTTGGTGCTGACCTACACCGGCACCGGCACGTCCACCCGCCTCGCGCAGGTCGACCTCAAGATCTGGGACCCGAAGCCCGGTATCGACGGCGCCCCGACCGCTGCCGCAGCGATGGTCACTGTCCCGGTGGCGAAGTACTCCTACGACGCCAACAACCGCCTCGCCTCGGTCTGGGACCCGCGGCTGGACTACAACGCAGGCGCCAACCACGTCGCCACCAGCTACGGCTACACAACGATCGCAGGCCGAACCCACCTCGCCTCGCTCACCCCGCCCGGCGAGAAGACCTGGACCTTCACCCTCAACGCCACCACCGGCAAGTTCGAAGGCGCCACCCGCGCCCAAGACGCCGCCGTGGGCGGCACCGCCACCTGGGCGGTCAAGTACGACCTCGCGATTTCGGGGTCCGGGCTCCCCGACCTCACTGGCGACACCAGCAAGGCCTGGGGCCAGAAGACCATCCCCGCCGCCGGGGCTGCCGTCTTCGGGCCCGACGCCCCCGGCACCACGGACTACACCTACGCCGACCTGACCTACTTCACCGCCGACGGCAAGGTCACCAACACCGCCTCCTACGGTGCAGGGGCCTGGTTGATCGACACGGTCGAGTACGACTCGAACGGCAACCAGACCTGGTCGCTGGACGCGGCAGCTCGTGCGAGCGGCCTCGCGACCGGCTCGACCGCGAACCAGATCCGCTACTACAACGGCTCCGTCAACGTCTACTCGGCTGACGGCACGCGCCTGGAACAGTCGTATTCACCGATCGACTGGGTCGTCCGCAACGACCGCAGCTCACTGTGGGGCCGCCAGCGCGTCGACTACCTGTATGACGACGAAGCCACCGCCGCTGAGATGCCCGGCAAGCCTGCCACGTGGACGCCTGCCGACACCCCACGGCACAACGTCGTCATCAAGACCACGAGCTCGGTGGCTGACATGGCCAACGCAACGGCGGATGCTGAAGTTACCTGGAACCGGTATCAGCCGGTCGTCGCTGGTGATGGCGATGGCTGGATCCTGGGCCAGCCCACTCGTGTCTCGACCTCGCTGGGTGGGGGATGGTCCACCACGCTGATCCGCTTCACCCCCGAGGCCAAGGTAGTCGAGACCCGTACCCCGCAAGGTGTCGCCGCCCTCGACGGGGCCGGTTCAGATGCGCGGTCCCGAATCGTTCGCTACTACACCGCCGACGGCTCCAGCCCTCTCGCCGCGTGCCGCAACAAGCCCGAATGGGTCGACGCCGTCTGCTCGGTGGGCCCAGCGGGCGGCAGCGCGCCGACGACCACGTCGGAAGGTTTCGACTACATCGGCGGTCCGACCCGGTCGGTCGAAACTGCCGGCACCACCCAGCGGATCTCTGTCACCACACGGGACAGTGCAGGTCGTGCGACCAAGGACGCAGTGACGTCGGTCAACGCCCCGGCCGGTCAGGTCGCGGTTCCCGACAAGACGTACGGCTACGAACAGACCACCGGCGCTCTGAATGCCACGACCGGAAACGGCCAGACGGCCGCCACCACCGTCGACACCTGGGGTCGGACCCTCACCCAGACCGACGGCAGCGGCAATACGGGAACCTCGACCTACAACGCGGCCGGGAACCTCGCGACGTTCAACGACGGCAAGGGCACCTACACGTATACGTACGACGGCGCCGACGCGAACGGCAAGACCGAACGACGCGGCCTGCTCACCAAGCTCGACGTCGGCCTCTCAACCGGCCCGGACCTCTTCACGGCTGCGACCGACGCGGACGGGAACCTGACCAAGGTCGTGTACCCGAACGGGGTCGTGCGGACCAGCACCTTCACCAATGCCGGCGCCGAGTTCACCCGGACGTACGAGAACGCCGCGGGTGCCGATCTGGTCGGCTGGACCATGTACCGCGACGTCGACGGCCGGGTTCGTCTGGACGTCAATACCCTCGGGTACCAGTGGTACGACTACGACCAGCGTGGCCGCCTGACGAAGGTCGAAGACGGCTTCTGGAATCTGTGCACCACCCGCATCTACGGCTTCAGTCTCGACTCCAACAGGAACACGCTGACCTCCTACGCGCCCGGCGCGGGCGGAGCCTGCCAGACGACCACCCCGAGCTCGACCGTGAACGGAACGTTCGACGGCGACGACAAGAAGACCGACACCGGCTACGTCTACGACACCCTTGGGCGGACCACAACCCTGCCGGGCGCGGACACGGTCGATCCAGCCAACGGCAACCTAACCGCGACGTACTACGCCAACGACCTCGTCGCCTCCCTAACCCGGCCCAACGCCGCCGGCGGCGCCCAAGGCCAGACCTGGGGCCTGGACGCGAACGGGCGCCTCGCCACCATGTCGTCCACCACCGCTGGGGTGGAGCTCCGAAAGACGACCAACCACTACGCCGGCGGGTCGGACTCCCCGGCCTGGCAGTCAACTGACACCCGACCCGACGCAGTGACCGCGTGGACGAACAAGTGGACCCGCAACGTCACCGGCATCGACGGCGGGCTCGCGCTCTTGGCCAACTCCACCGGCGGCGACAAGATCCAGCTCGCCAACCCCCACGGTGACGTCACAGCCACCATGGCCAACACCGTCGGCGCAGCAAGCCTGGAGACCTACTCCGAAACGACCGAGTACGGCCTCTACCGGCCCCAGGCGCCTGCAGCTGGTGGGCAGTACGGATGGCTCGGCTCCAAGCTCCGCTCCGGTGACGCCCTCGCCGGGCTCACCCTCATGGGCGTCCGCCTCTACAACCCCGCCACGGGACGATTCCTTACCCGTGATCCGGTCTACGGCGGCAACGACAACGCATACGTGTACCCCGCGGATCCGATCAACGCGTTCGATCTTGACGGATTGTCGTTCTGGTCGAAGGTGAAGTCCGCGACGAAGTCCACGGTTAAGTTCGTCTCGAAGCACAAGGTCGACATCGCCCTAACCGCGGTCAGCTTCATTCCAGCAGGCGCAGCCGCTCGCGGCGCGTATATGGCCTACAAGGGTGTCCGGGCTGTCCAGGCCGCCCGCAAGACCAGTACTCTCGCCAAGGCGGCAAAAAGCGCCTGCAGCTTCAACTCCTTCGACCATGACACGCCCGTCCTCATGGCCGACGGCACGCTCAAACCGATTAGCGAGGTGGAACTCGGCGACTCCGTTTGGGCGGCCGATCCTGCGACCGGCGAGGAAGGCCCACGTGTCGTTGTCGACCTGATCCGCCACGCCGGCATCCACACCATGGTCGCCATCAGGCTCGCCGACGGCACGATGATCGACGCCACCGACGGACACCCCTTCTGGGTCGAAGGACGCGCCCCGCCGGGCGAAGCCGGTGTGAGTGGAGCCTGGGTCAATGCGATCGACCTTGCCATCGGCGACTGGCTTCTTGATGCGGACGGGCAGGCTGTCCAGATCGAAGGGCTCGCCGTTTCGATCAACGATCTCACGGCCTACAACCTGACAGTTGCGGACCTTCACACGTACCACGTCGGCACTGACTCGATCCTCGTGCACAACCACAAGTGCGAGCCGGGCGGGCTCACTAGACTCAGCAAGAGCTTCGCGAAGCAGCTGACGAAGCGCCACGGCACCGACCCCGAGGCGTTCAAGGCCGAGTACGTCGGGGCGCGCAACGGCGGGCGGTTCGACCTTGCCAAGTGTTCGTGCACGCGAATCAACCTCATTAGCAAGAACGGTCGGGTCAACATCCCAACGTGGATGAAGGCCGACTAG
- a CDS encoding amino acid permease, with translation MSETRSAGVTYTRPDDEYFEKRTLKRSAGVWGLWGLAVAAVISGDFSGWNFGVDFAGFGGMLVAFALLTVMYYGITFSIGEMAAAMPHSGGAYSFARSALGPWGGLATGLSETIEYVATTAVVVYFSASYADGVTGELLGLHLPGPVWWAVLYATFILLNTAGAHVSFNVAIALSIISIAIIGVFSLMAVVSGAFSVSSLWNIAADGSFGASSFLPHGVYPILFALPFAMWFFLGIEELPLAAEESHNPVRDIPRAGLWARGTLIVTGLLILVLNTGVLGAEDTATSLEPLLDGFRVIVGDTAAAALALVALIGLLASLMGIMFAYGRNMYSLSRAGYYPKVLSLTGRSQTPTVALIAGAVIGYAALVIVDAAGGSSSPAGAIVLNIATWGAVGAYALQMVSFIVLRKKFPLAERPYVSPWGLAGAWSALAISAAVFFGFLLNPTFLPAILAIIVVYVLIFVVFAIWGRHNLIMSPEEEYALNGGLHARVDAAIDAPAGSVEFS, from the coding sequence GTGTCCGAGACCAGATCAGCGGGCGTGACCTACACGCGACCCGACGACGAGTACTTCGAGAAGCGGACGCTCAAGCGGAGCGCAGGAGTGTGGGGCCTGTGGGGCCTGGCAGTCGCCGCCGTCATCTCGGGTGACTTCTCCGGTTGGAACTTCGGCGTCGACTTCGCCGGCTTCGGCGGCATGCTGGTCGCCTTCGCGCTGCTGACCGTCATGTACTACGGCATCACGTTCTCCATCGGCGAGATGGCGGCCGCGATGCCCCACAGCGGAGGCGCGTACTCGTTCGCGCGTTCGGCGCTGGGCCCCTGGGGCGGTCTGGCGACCGGACTCAGCGAGACGATCGAGTACGTCGCCACGACGGCCGTCGTCGTCTACTTCTCCGCGTCGTACGCGGACGGGGTGACCGGCGAGCTCCTCGGCCTCCACCTGCCCGGACCGGTCTGGTGGGCCGTTCTCTATGCGACGTTCATCCTTCTGAACACAGCTGGTGCGCACGTGTCGTTCAACGTTGCGATCGCCCTGTCGATCATCAGCATCGCGATCATCGGAGTCTTCTCGCTGATGGCAGTCGTCAGCGGCGCGTTCTCGGTCTCGTCGCTCTGGAACATCGCAGCCGACGGCAGCTTCGGCGCTTCGTCGTTCCTCCCGCACGGGGTCTATCCGATCCTGTTCGCGCTGCCCTTCGCGATGTGGTTCTTCCTCGGCATCGAGGAGCTGCCGCTCGCGGCGGAGGAGTCCCACAACCCGGTCCGGGACATCCCGCGAGCCGGTCTGTGGGCGCGCGGCACCCTGATCGTCACCGGCCTTCTCATCCTCGTCCTCAACACGGGCGTGCTCGGCGCGGAGGACACGGCGACGTCGCTCGAACCGCTCCTGGACGGCTTCCGTGTCATCGTCGGCGACACGGCCGCGGCCGCCCTCGCGCTGGTCGCGCTGATCGGACTGCTCGCTTCCCTGATGGGGATCATGTTCGCCTACGGCCGCAACATGTACTCGCTCTCCCGCGCCGGCTACTACCCGAAGGTCCTGTCGCTGACCGGTCGCAGTCAGACCCCGACCGTCGCCCTCATCGCCGGCGCCGTGATCGGCTACGCCGCCCTCGTCATCGTCGATGCCGCCGGGGGCTCGTCCAGTCCTGCCGGTGCGATCGTCCTGAACATCGCCACGTGGGGTGCGGTCGGTGCCTACGCGCTCCAGATGGTCTCGTTCATCGTGCTGCGCAAGAAGTTCCCGCTGGCCGAGCGGCCCTACGTGAGCCCGTGGGGCCTGGCCGGTGCCTGGTCGGCGCTGGCCATCTCGGCGGCGGTGTTCTTCGGCTTCCTGCTGAACCCGACCTTCCTGCCGGCGATCCTCGCGATCATCGTGGTCTACGTGTTGATCTTCGTCGTGTTCGCCATCTGGGGGCGGCACAACCTGATCATGTCGCCCGAGGAGGAGTACGCGCTCAACGGTGGGCTGCACGCTCGGGTCGACGCCGCGATCGACGCACCCGCTGGCAGCGTCGAGTTCAGCTGA
- a CDS encoding ethanolamine ammonia-lyase subunit EutB yields the protein MVFRHTLRGRTYQFGSLAVLMGKASPLRSGDQLAGCAAATAEERVAAAYALADVPLRQFLTEVVVPYEQDEVTRLIQDGHDAVAFAPIASLTVGELREHLLGLTLLADCAERLRQLAPGLTPEMVAAVSKIMSNQDLIQVAASAEVITGFRTTIGGRGRLATRLQPNHPTDDPTGVSAAILDGLLMGCGDAVIGINPASDSLRNATDLLVLIDEARTRYDIPVQSCVLTHVTSTIQLIEAGAPVDLVFQSIAGTQGANAAFGVDLAVLREANEAGRSLGRGTVGNNVMYLETGQGSALSAGAHLGVGGVPIDQQTLEARAYAVARDLDPLLVNTVVGFIGPEYLYDGKQIIRAGLEDHFCGKVLGLPMGVDVCYTNHADADSDDMGTLLTLLCVAGCNFVIAVPGADDVMLGYQSLAFHDVLYARQTLGLRPAPEFDAWLASVDMLDERGRVSPASLESSVLRTIAGPVEVVR from the coding sequence ATGGTCTTCCGCCACACCCTGCGGGGGCGTACCTACCAGTTCGGGTCGCTCGCCGTGCTCATGGGCAAGGCATCGCCGCTGCGCTCCGGTGACCAGCTCGCCGGATGCGCGGCGGCGACCGCCGAGGAGCGGGTCGCCGCGGCGTACGCTCTGGCGGACGTGCCGCTCCGCCAGTTCCTGACCGAGGTCGTCGTCCCCTACGAGCAGGACGAGGTCACCCGGCTGATCCAGGACGGGCACGACGCGGTGGCGTTCGCCCCGATCGCGTCGCTCACGGTCGGCGAGCTCCGGGAGCACCTGCTGGGGCTGACGCTGCTGGCGGACTGCGCGGAGCGGCTCCGTCAGCTGGCTCCCGGCCTGACGCCCGAGATGGTCGCGGCTGTCTCGAAGATCATGAGCAACCAGGACCTGATCCAGGTGGCTGCCAGCGCCGAGGTCATCACCGGCTTCCGTACGACGATCGGCGGCCGCGGGCGTCTCGCGACGCGGCTCCAGCCCAATCACCCGACCGACGATCCGACCGGGGTCAGCGCGGCGATCCTGGACGGCCTGCTGATGGGATGCGGAGACGCGGTCATCGGCATCAACCCCGCATCGGACTCGCTCCGTAACGCCACCGACCTGCTCGTCCTGATCGACGAGGCCCGCACCCGCTACGACATCCCCGTGCAGTCCTGCGTCCTCACGCACGTCACCTCGACGATCCAGCTGATCGAGGCCGGCGCACCGGTCGACCTGGTCTTCCAGTCGATTGCGGGGACGCAAGGCGCCAACGCGGCGTTCGGCGTCGATCTCGCCGTGCTCCGCGAGGCCAACGAGGCAGGACGGTCCCTGGGGCGCGGCACGGTGGGGAACAACGTGATGTACCTCGAGACGGGTCAGGGGTCGGCGCTCTCCGCAGGGGCGCATCTCGGCGTCGGTGGCGTCCCGATCGACCAGCAGACGCTGGAAGCGCGGGCCTATGCGGTCGCCCGGGACCTCGATCCGCTGCTGGTGAACACCGTTGTCGGCTTCATCGGTCCCGAGTACCTCTACGACGGGAAGCAGATCATCCGCGCGGGCCTGGAGGACCACTTCTGCGGCAAGGTGCTCGGCCTGCCGATGGGCGTCGACGTGTGCTACACCAACCACGCAGACGCCGACAGCGACGACATGGGCACGTTGCTGACGCTCCTGTGCGTAGCCGGCTGCAACTTCGTGATCGCGGTCCCGGGCGCGGACGACGTCATGCTGGGCTACCAGAGCCTTGCCTTCCACGACGTCCTGTACGCCCGCCAGACCCTGGGGCTGCGGCCGGCGCCCGAGTTCGACGCCTGGCTCGCCTCGGTCGACATGCTGGACGAGCGTGGTCGCGTGTCGCCGGCCAGCCTGGAGTCGTCGGTGCTGCGTACGATCGCTGGACCCGTGGAGGTCGTCCGATGA